The Kordia sp. SMS9 genome window below encodes:
- a CDS encoding vWA domain-containing protein, giving the protein MKTLHVFLASTLLLTMSCKGNSKADMALLSETEASTIIETKTLPVKPKNTIKVALLLDTSNSMDGLIHQAKAQLWEIINELSYAKCGNEKPNLQIALYEYGNDNLPSEEGYIRQVLGFSNDLDEISEKLFSLTTRGGSEFCGHVIQTSLDQLNWGANPKDLKLLFIAGNEPFTQGNVNYKDAITNAGEKDVVINTIFCGNYQQGISGMWKDGATLGKGDYMTIAHNKNIVYVQTPYDKKIMEYNTQLNNTYIAYGSRGSYKITQQATQDANANSINEEIAVDRAVSKSSGFYTNSSWDLVDGIANDSVKLEELSEKELPTELRGKSKEQILAYVKEQQQKRKKIQKNIRDLNAKRKQFISKKNQEKGKNDLESAMIEAIKKQAARKNYTW; this is encoded by the coding sequence ATGAAAACACTACATGTATTTTTAGCAAGCACATTGTTGTTAACGATGTCTTGCAAAGGAAACTCAAAAGCAGATATGGCTTTGTTGAGTGAAACAGAAGCGAGCACCATTATTGAAACAAAAACACTTCCGGTAAAACCCAAAAACACGATTAAAGTAGCATTATTATTGGACACGAGCAATAGTATGGACGGATTGATTCATCAAGCGAAAGCACAATTGTGGGAAATTATCAATGAATTGTCTTATGCAAAATGTGGCAACGAAAAACCAAACTTACAAATTGCTTTGTACGAATACGGAAACGATAATTTACCATCGGAAGAAGGCTATATAAGACAAGTGTTAGGGTTTAGCAATGATTTGGATGAAATCTCTGAAAAGTTATTTTCGTTGACGACACGCGGCGGAAGTGAGTTTTGTGGACATGTGATTCAGACGTCTTTAGATCAACTGAATTGGGGCGCGAATCCGAAAGATTTGAAACTTTTGTTTATCGCAGGAAACGAACCATTTACGCAAGGAAACGTGAATTATAAAGATGCTATTACCAATGCAGGCGAAAAAGATGTGGTCATCAACACGATTTTCTGTGGAAATTACCAACAAGGAATTTCGGGCATGTGGAAAGACGGTGCTACATTGGGAAAAGGAGATTATATGACGATTGCGCACAATAAGAATATCGTGTATGTACAAACTCCGTACGATAAAAAGATTATGGAATACAATACACAATTGAACAATACCTATATCGCGTACGGTTCGCGTGGATCGTATAAAATAACACAACAAGCTACGCAAGATGCCAATGCCAATTCTATTAATGAAGAAATTGCCGTGGATAGAGCCGTTTCAAAGAGTTCAGGCTTCTACACAAATTCTTCTTGGGATTTGGTAGATGGAATCGCAAACGATTCTGTAAAACTAGAAGAACTTTCCGAGAAAGAGTTGCCAACTGAATTACGCGGAAAATCAAAAGAACAGATTTTAGCGTATGTAAAAGAACAGCAACAGAAACGTAAAAAAATTCAAAAAAACATTCGTGACTTGAATGCAAAACGCAAACAATTCATTTCGAAAAAGAATCAAGAAAAAGGAAAAAACGATTTGGAAAGCGCTATGATTGAAGCGATTAAAAAGCAAGCGGCACGTAAAAATTATACTTGGTAG
- a CDS encoding SIMPL domain-containing protein translates to MKHFISIIIFTVFLPLLSIAQSEKNFIDQNYIEIIGTAETLVVPNEIYVSVTLTEKNHKKTIEEQEQLLLANLKSIGIDTDKDVSVSSFQGTYERYFLKRNEVEKLKVYQIILHDGATLSKTFMALDRLNITNAYITKVSHSEIDKLRRDTKMKSLKVAKEKAKQYAEAIDQEIGKALFIQETNPNTNFTSNNIHVRGLGSMNNYSQRTKLPEFKNLTFQKISLTATVLTRFELKTKNE, encoded by the coding sequence ATGAAACATTTTATTTCCATTATTATTTTCACCGTTTTTCTTCCTTTGTTATCCATCGCACAAAGCGAAAAAAACTTTATTGATCAAAATTATATTGAAATTATTGGCACTGCGGAAACTTTAGTCGTTCCAAATGAAATTTATGTTTCAGTGACATTGACCGAGAAAAATCATAAAAAAACCATTGAAGAGCAGGAACAATTGCTGCTTGCCAATTTGAAAAGTATAGGAATTGATACGGATAAAGATGTTTCTGTATCAAGTTTTCAGGGAACGTATGAGCGTTATTTTTTGAAACGTAACGAAGTTGAAAAGCTGAAAGTATATCAAATTATACTACATGATGGTGCTACGCTTTCAAAAACTTTTATGGCGTTGGATCGATTGAATATTACAAATGCCTACATCACGAAAGTAAGTCACTCTGAAATTGATAAACTCCGCAGAGACACCAAAATGAAATCGTTAAAAGTTGCAAAAGAAAAAGCCAAACAATATGCTGAAGCGATTGATCAAGAAATTGGAAAGGCGCTTTTTATACAAGAAACAAACCCTAACACAAATTTTACAAGTAATAATATTCATGTCAGAGGACTAGGTTCAATGAACAATTACAGTCAAAGAACAAAACTGCCAGAATTTAAGAACCTGACATTTCAAAAAATTAGCCTAACCGCCACTGTTTTAACCAGATTTGAATTAAAAACAAAAAACGAGTAA
- a CDS encoding SIMPL domain-containing protein (The SIMPL domain is named for its presence in mouse protein SIMPL (signalling molecule that associates with mouse pelle-like kinase). Bacterial member BP26, from Brucella, was shown to assemble into a channel-like structure, while YggE from E. coli has been associated with resistance to oxidative stress.) — MKKIHLLVCLCISQFIFAQHKGNYDGNLQISRQNIATGNAQVYGPQSPRNRRTINPNSSITIDVHALYNAKATSYTAIFNISQIGPTAEETHKLVNERIDDVRSKLLPAGIKTEDIAIDVISFVPVYEIEVQKKLFSKKYNEVPKGFELQQNIHIQFKKTGQFEKILAACAANEIYNLVKVDYFIENIREVYKKLQTSLLSLVKEEKEYYKLLGFDLSEYNAIMADDKYCYFPKDFYQSYQAYNSISFDALKKPKNVTKVKKQTSYYYQPISTENYDVVINSAILEPVVQVGMQIKLVYSPKPKEQKQAPKTEVKTEHKYYVISPDGNIDVKELKTNNN, encoded by the coding sequence ATGAAAAAAATACATCTCTTAGTGTGTCTGTGTATTTCCCAGTTTATTTTTGCACAACACAAAGGAAACTATGATGGCAATCTTCAAATTTCCAGACAGAATATTGCTACAGGAAATGCACAAGTATATGGTCCGCAATCTCCAAGAAATAGAAGAACTATAAATCCGAATTCGTCCATTACAATTGACGTTCATGCGTTGTACAATGCAAAAGCAACGTCGTACACGGCAATTTTTAATATTTCTCAAATTGGTCCTACTGCCGAAGAAACACACAAACTTGTCAATGAACGTATTGATGATGTTCGTAGCAAATTGCTTCCCGCAGGAATTAAAACAGAAGATATTGCCATTGATGTGATTTCGTTTGTGCCTGTATACGAAATTGAAGTTCAGAAAAAATTATTCAGCAAAAAATACAATGAAGTCCCAAAAGGATTTGAGCTACAGCAAAACATTCACATTCAGTTTAAAAAAACAGGACAATTTGAAAAGATTTTAGCCGCTTGCGCCGCGAATGAAATTTACAACTTAGTGAAAGTTGATTATTTTATTGAGAACATTCGCGAAGTGTATAAAAAACTACAAACTTCTTTATTGTCGCTCGTAAAAGAAGAAAAAGAGTATTACAAATTATTAGGCTTCGATTTGTCGGAATACAACGCAATCATGGCAGATGACAAATATTGTTATTTCCCAAAAGATTTTTACCAAAGCTATCAAGCGTACAATAGTATTTCTTTTGATGCTTTAAAGAAGCCAAAAAATGTGACCAAAGTCAAAAAACAGACTTCCTATTATTATCAACCGATTTCCACCGAAAATTATGATGTTGTCATCAATTCTGCTATTCTAGAACCTGTAGTGCAAGTGGGAATGCAAATCAAATTAGTGTATTCACCAAAACCAAAAGAGCAGAAACAAGCACCGAAAACGGAAGTAAAAACAGAGCATAAATACTATGTGATTTCTCCAGATGGCAATATTGACGTAAAAGAATTAAAAACTAACAATAACTAA
- a CDS encoding histidine kinase, translating to MKSKLRILVLFFCLISMQHIVAQNTPAKQKEAFAFFMVRGEIRGKDNREPVADATVRVVGGPIVQTNAFGRFTIKTRIGDQLVIEHPSFGKEFHSVTSDEAIVVLVDGYGEEEQDVSSGRAKKRESNLAEHKIMLDSALIYKKKDIEKSIQYIERALENLYDANDEKQLSDSYEVLGDVYVYWKQYDLAISNYQIALNTFSTTRLWISLGKTQLLNKEYAEAIKSFNRILRNNVSRYQQITAYEGLGDAYKALEQYTLALENYNKGLEIAKTDLITPKITDLNSKIADNYAASGNTNVAEGYFTNSLNLAQEQNLKRAIVEQDRVANFYNSNNLYDKEIKLRKKNLEDLEKSGEDTQVAKDPVKDSIVITSQRINYKIGNAFVQQQKYDEALPYLEKSISEANKKEDLIVAKDATRKLSETLESLGEFDEARKTFQEYVELVNELTLRNEQEISQASRLRKNIQEKQTRIMSLEADRKLERTRIESYLREQELVEQSNTTQKYTIYSLIFGMTLLIITIYLLYRNSKQQKLANNLLALKSLRTQMNPHFIFNALNSVNNYIALNDERNANRYLSEFSTLMRAVLENSDEDFIPLSKELELLELYVRLEHLRFQDKFEYEINVDEQVKVSEFQIPPMLLQPYIENAIWHGLRYKEEKGLLKISITPKANEMLEIVIEDDGIGRKRSMELKTKNQLRQKSKGMGNIKKRIAILNDMYKDKVDVSLTDVFEDGQGTKVILTLKKD from the coding sequence ATGAAAAGTAAACTTCGAATATTAGTATTGTTTTTTTGCTTGATTTCGATGCAGCATATTGTTGCTCAGAACACTCCTGCTAAGCAAAAAGAAGCATTTGCTTTTTTTATGGTTCGAGGCGAAATTAGAGGAAAAGACAATCGAGAACCTGTGGCAGATGCTACGGTACGTGTTGTTGGTGGACCAATAGTGCAAACAAATGCCTTTGGGCGTTTTACGATTAAGACGCGTATTGGCGATCAATTAGTGATTGAACACCCAAGTTTTGGAAAAGAATTTCATTCCGTTACGAGCGATGAAGCTATTGTAGTTTTAGTAGATGGTTATGGCGAAGAAGAACAAGACGTTTCTTCTGGGCGCGCTAAAAAACGTGAATCGAATCTTGCAGAACATAAAATTATGCTCGATTCTGCATTGATCTACAAAAAGAAAGACATTGAAAAAAGTATTCAATATATAGAAAGAGCCCTTGAAAATTTATACGATGCCAATGATGAAAAGCAATTGTCAGACTCGTATGAAGTGTTGGGCGACGTGTATGTGTATTGGAAACAATATGATTTAGCGATTAGCAATTATCAAATTGCGCTCAATACATTTAGTACAACACGTTTGTGGATCTCACTTGGAAAAACCCAATTATTGAACAAAGAGTATGCGGAAGCTATTAAGTCGTTTAATAGAATTTTGCGCAATAATGTATCAAGATATCAACAAATAACAGCGTATGAAGGTTTGGGAGATGCGTATAAAGCCTTGGAACAATATACACTAGCTCTCGAAAATTACAACAAAGGTTTGGAGATTGCCAAAACAGATCTCATTACCCCAAAAATTACAGATTTAAATTCCAAAATAGCGGATAATTATGCTGCAAGTGGCAATACGAATGTTGCCGAAGGCTATTTTACCAATTCGCTAAATCTGGCGCAAGAACAAAACCTAAAACGTGCCATTGTAGAGCAAGATCGTGTGGCTAATTTTTACAATTCAAATAATTTATATGATAAGGAAATTAAGCTTCGGAAAAAGAATTTAGAAGACTTAGAAAAATCTGGAGAAGACACGCAAGTTGCCAAAGATCCTGTAAAAGATTCCATAGTCATTACTTCACAACGAATTAATTATAAAATCGGAAATGCGTTTGTGCAACAACAAAAGTATGATGAAGCATTGCCATATTTGGAGAAAAGTATTTCGGAAGCGAATAAGAAAGAAGATTTAATTGTTGCCAAAGATGCGACTCGAAAATTGTCGGAAACGCTAGAGTCATTGGGTGAATTTGACGAAGCTCGAAAAACATTTCAAGAATATGTGGAGTTGGTCAACGAACTGACATTGCGCAATGAACAGGAAATTTCACAAGCGAGTCGTTTGCGAAAAAACATTCAAGAAAAGCAAACGCGCATTATGAGTTTGGAAGCCGATCGGAAGTTAGAACGCACGCGTATAGAAAGTTACTTACGAGAGCAAGAATTGGTAGAACAAAGCAATACCACTCAAAAATACACGATTTACTCTCTGATTTTTGGAATGACCTTGTTGATCATCACCATTTACCTATTATACCGAAATAGCAAACAGCAGAAACTCGCAAATAACTTATTGGCGTTAAAATCGCTCAGAACACAGATGAATCCGCACTTTATCTTCAATGCGTTGAATTCGGTAAATAATTATATCGCCTTAAACGACGAACGTAATGCGAATCGTTATCTTTCGGAGTTTTCAACCTTAATGCGCGCCGTTTTGGAAAATTCGGATGAAGATTTTATTCCATTATCCAAAGAATTAGAATTGTTAGAATTGTATGTGCGACTCGAACATTTGCGTTTTCAAGATAAATTTGAGTATGAAATCAACGTAGATGAACAGGTGAAAGTTTCTGAATTTCAAATTCCACCAATGTTGTTGCAACCCTATATTGAAAATGCTATTTGGCACGGATTACGTTACAAAGAAGAAAAAGGGTTGTTGAAAATTTCCATTACGCCAAAAGCGAATGAAATGCTGGAAATTGTGATAGAAGATGACGGAATCGGTCGCAAGCGCTCTATGGAATTAAAGACGAAAAATCAATTGCGTCAAAAATCAAAAGGCATGGGGAATATTAAAAAACGAATTGCCATTTTGAACGATATGTATAAAGACAAAGTAGACGTTTCTCTCACTGATGTTTTTGAAGATGGACAAGGAACCAAAGTAATACTAACGCTTAAAAAAGACTAA
- a CDS encoding LytTR family DNA-binding domain-containing protein → MQLQTIIVEDEEISREILKKYVAKYCPNVNVIGEASNIEDALILIRNNDLDLVFLDVEMPFGNAFDLLEKVGDRSFETIFVTAYDHYAIEALNSHASYYLLKPISIDELIKAVDHVISIKSKEERLEENVLATTIETINGKITIPQQDGFEVLNVSEIVYCKADDNYTEIYINDSRIVVSKTLKYFEEALREYPFARVHKSYLVNVNEVVKYRKGKGGSVVLSNGKEVLVSSTKKANLLSYFK, encoded by the coding sequence ATGCAATTACAAACCATTATTGTTGAAGACGAAGAAATTAGCAGAGAAATTCTAAAAAAATATGTTGCTAAATATTGTCCCAATGTCAATGTTATCGGAGAAGCTTCTAACATTGAAGATGCGTTGATTTTAATTCGAAATAACGACTTGGATTTGGTGTTTTTAGATGTAGAAATGCCATTTGGAAATGCGTTTGATTTGCTAGAAAAAGTAGGCGATCGTTCGTTTGAAACCATTTTTGTTACGGCGTACGATCATTATGCCATTGAAGCGTTGAACAGTCACGCGTCGTATTATTTGCTCAAACCCATTTCGATTGATGAACTTATCAAAGCGGTAGATCATGTCATTTCCATCAAAAGCAAGGAAGAACGCTTGGAAGAAAACGTGTTGGCAACTACGATTGAAACGATCAACGGAAAAATAACGATTCCGCAACAAGACGGTTTTGAAGTATTGAATGTTTCGGAAATTGTGTATTGCAAAGCAGATGATAATTACACGGAAATTTACATCAACGATTCCAGAATTGTGGTGAGTAAAACGCTAAAATATTTCGAAGAAGCGTTACGTGAATATCCGTTTGCCAGAGTGCATAAATCGTATTTAGTCAACGTCAATGAAGTTGTAAAATACCGAAAAGGAAAGGGCGGAAGCGTCGTATTAAGCAACGGAAAAGAAGTCTTAGTTTCTTCTACAAAAAAAGCGAATTTATTGTCGTATTTTAAGTGA
- a CDS encoding gamma carbonic anhydrase family protein, with protein sequence MIIKPVNGKHPQIGNDCFIAENATIVGEVTMGNQCSVWFNAVIRGDVHFIKIGNKVNVQDGAVIHATYQKSPTTIGNNVSIGHNAIVHGCTIHDNVLIGMGSIVMDDCVIESNSIIAAGAVVTKNTHVESGSIYAGVPAKKVKDISNELISGEINRIADNYVKYSSWFKE encoded by the coding sequence ATGATCATCAAACCTGTAAACGGAAAACATCCGCAAATTGGAAACGATTGTTTTATTGCTGAAAACGCTACCATTGTTGGCGAAGTTACGATGGGAAATCAATGCAGCGTTTGGTTCAATGCAGTCATTCGTGGCGATGTACATTTTATCAAAATAGGTAATAAAGTAAATGTGCAAGATGGCGCTGTCATTCATGCAACGTATCAAAAATCACCGACAACGATTGGAAATAATGTGTCTATCGGACACAACGCCATCGTGCACGGTTGTACCATTCACGACAACGTTTTAATCGGTATGGGAAGTATTGTCATGGACGATTGTGTAATAGAAAGTAACAGCATTATTGCTGCTGGTGCCGTTGTGACAAAAAATACGCATGTGGAATCGGGAAGTATTTATGCAGGAGTTCCCGCGAAAAAAGTAAAAGATATCAGCAACGAACTTATTTCAGGAGAAATCAATCGGATTGCAGATAATTATGTGAAGTATTCGAGTTGGTTTAAGGAGTGA
- the murI gene encoding glutamate racemase, translated as MNTSPIGIFDSGVGGTSIWREIHKLLPHENTIYLADSKNAPYGPKGKEKIIELSRKNTELLLQKGCKLIVVACNTATTNAIRHLRKNYTVPFIGIEPAIKPAALQTKSKTIGILATKGTLSSELFHRTSDLYTNGVNIIEQVGEGLVPLIENGKIDSPAMDKLLELYVKPMIAANVDYLVLGCSHYPYLIPKLQKLLPTHVKIIDSGAAVARQTQAILTQNNLSAQETNRGNCIFYSNRNPKVLSDIIQEEFTVEALDF; from the coding sequence ATGAATACTTCCCCAATAGGTATATTTGATTCTGGAGTTGGCGGCACTTCCATTTGGCGCGAAATTCACAAACTTCTTCCACACGAAAACACCATCTATTTAGCGGATAGTAAAAATGCGCCATACGGCCCAAAAGGAAAAGAAAAAATTATAGAACTTAGCCGTAAGAATACGGAATTGCTACTACAAAAAGGCTGTAAATTGATCGTCGTAGCTTGCAATACCGCAACTACAAATGCCATTCGCCATTTACGCAAAAACTATACTGTTCCTTTTATTGGGATTGAACCCGCCATTAAACCCGCTGCTTTACAGACGAAATCCAAGACGATTGGCATCTTGGCAACCAAAGGAACCTTATCTAGCGAATTATTCCATAGAACGTCCGATTTATATACTAACGGCGTCAACATTATTGAACAAGTCGGTGAAGGTTTGGTACCATTAATTGAAAATGGAAAGATAGATTCGCCAGCAATGGACAAACTCTTAGAATTATATGTAAAACCCATGATTGCTGCCAATGTTGATTATTTAGTGTTGGGTTGTAGTCACTATCCTTATTTAATTCCGAAGTTACAAAAACTACTTCCTACACACGTAAAAATCATTGATTCTGGAGCGGCTGTAGCGCGACAAACACAAGCCATTTTAACACAAAATAACTTATCTGCCCAAGAAACAAATCGCGGAAATTGTATTTTTTACAGCAATAGAAACCCCAAAGTTTTAAGTGATATCATACAAGAAGAATTTACCGTAGAAGCCTTGGATTTTTAG
- a CDS encoding OmpH family outer membrane protein — translation MKQMKKLIAVAVLFFGMVSFTNAQTKVAHINTQELISSMPEMKEAKDEFDKLQKSLGADIQASVTEYRNKLTQYTNEAPNKTDAENDSRKKELAELETRIQEAQAAAQKTAEQKYIDLTKPIQEKALAAIQKVAKEQGFAYVLDATPGSGVLLADGTDLMPAVKKELSIQ, via the coding sequence ATGAAACAAATGAAAAAACTAATTGCGGTTGCAGTACTATTTTTCGGGATGGTAAGTTTTACAAACGCACAAACGAAAGTTGCGCACATTAATACGCAAGAGTTGATTAGTTCTATGCCGGAAATGAAAGAAGCTAAAGACGAGTTTGACAAATTGCAAAAATCATTAGGTGCAGATATTCAAGCGTCAGTGACTGAATATAGAAATAAATTAACGCAGTATACAAATGAAGCACCTAACAAAACGGATGCTGAAAATGACAGCAGAAAGAAAGAATTAGCTGAGTTAGAAACACGTATTCAAGAAGCACAAGCTGCTGCTCAGAAAACTGCTGAACAAAAGTATATTGACTTAACAAAGCCGATTCAAGAAAAAGCATTAGCTGCAATTCAAAAAGTAGCAAAAGAACAAGGTTTTGCGTATGTCTTGGATGCAACTCCAGGTTCAGGCGTATTACTTGCCGATGGAACTGATTTAATGCCAGCCGTTAAAAAAGAATTGAGCATTCAATAA
- a CDS encoding OmpH family outer membrane protein, giving the protein MKTKVLFLLTMLLTLSTVNAQRVNGARVGYIDMEYILENVTAYQEANTQLEAKAQRWKNEIQKKQNTIDQMKKNLSAERVLLTKELVDEREEEIEILEQELQTYQQDRFGPFGSLMVQRQNMVKPIQDQVLNAVQDIAKKKRYDFVFDKSADVVMLFSAKKFDISDQVLRVINRDEKRKGRSEKIRKKQSEREKFEDPDTAKEPNPEAEARKKAREEAREEAIAEKEAAAASKKEERQKLLDERKLKREQEREAKKKEYEERRKKLIEAREAKKKAAEEKRKKREEERKKKQEERKKQQEEKNKENENEENGSGAGGGK; this is encoded by the coding sequence ATGAAAACTAAAGTTCTTTTTTTATTAACAATGCTTCTTACACTATCTACCGTAAACGCACAACGCGTAAATGGTGCAAGAGTTGGCTACATTGACATGGAATACATTCTAGAAAACGTAACAGCATATCAAGAAGCAAACACACAACTAGAAGCAAAAGCGCAACGCTGGAAAAACGAAATTCAGAAGAAGCAAAACACCATAGATCAAATGAAAAAAAATCTAAGTGCGGAACGTGTTTTACTCACCAAAGAATTAGTGGACGAGCGTGAAGAAGAAATAGAAATCTTAGAACAAGAATTGCAAACGTATCAACAAGATCGTTTTGGTCCTTTTGGAAGTTTGATGGTACAACGTCAAAACATGGTAAAACCAATTCAAGACCAAGTACTCAATGCCGTTCAAGATATCGCAAAAAAGAAACGTTACGATTTCGTGTTTGACAAATCAGCAGATGTGGTGATGTTGTTCTCGGCAAAAAAGTTTGACATCAGTGATCAGGTGTTACGTGTGATCAACAGAGATGAAAAACGCAAAGGCAGATCAGAAAAGATCAGAAAAAAACAAAGTGAAAGAGAAAAGTTTGAAGATCCAGATACTGCGAAAGAGCCAAATCCTGAAGCAGAAGCTAGAAAAAAAGCAAGAGAAGAAGCGAGAGAAGAAGCTATTGCTGAAAAAGAAGCTGCTGCTGCCAGTAAAAAAGAAGAACGTCAAAAATTATTAGACGAGCGTAAACTGAAACGTGAGCAAGAGCGCGAAGCTAAGAAAAAAGAATACGAAGAAAGACGTAAAAAGTTGATTGAAGCGCGCGAAGCTAAAAAGAAAGCTGCGGAAGAAAAACGTAAAAAACGAGAAGAAGAACGCAAGAAAAAGCAAGAAGAGCGGAAAAAGCAACAAGAAGAAAAAAATAAAGAAAACGAAAACGAAGAAAACGGCAGCGGAGCCGGTGGAGGTAAATAA